The genomic stretch CTCTTTTGGTTGTGATGACACTGACATTTAGCTCTTTTGCCAAAACTCTGATTGATGGTAAAGCTTCTCCTGCCTTAAGACTTCCTTCTATTATCTGTTTCTTTATTTGATCTTTTATCTGTTCATATATAGGTTTGTTTGATGTTTGCGAAATCACAAGCTTTAGCACATTTTTCTTACCCCTTTTATATACTGTATATATACAGTATATACAGCTTTAATCAGATTGTCAATATTAATTTCAAGCCATCATAAGATATTTCCCATTTGCCACCTTCTATTTTTATCCAAACCTGATTGTCCTTACACAGTAGTTTGTTTGTATTGAGGGGAATTAATTGATGGGTTAAAATATAGAATGTGTCTAAGTTTTGGATTATTAAAAAGACAGTTTTTGATGACAAAAAAATTTAAAAAAATTTGTTAAGAATTAATAAAGAAAAAGGTGATAAGTTGATGTATATATATAATGTGATGAAAACTCTGATAGAGTATGCAAGTCGTTCAAATGACATTCCAGTTGCTGCAGCCATTGTAAAGAATGGTAAAATTATTAGCATCAAAAGAAATGACAGTAAAAAGGCTATTTACCACGCAGAGATTCTTGCCATAATTGACGCCACATCAAAGCTTTCTACAAAGGACTTAAGAAACTGCGAGATGTTTGTGACAAAAGAGCCGTGCCCTATGTGTATGAGTGCAATAGTTTTGAGTAAAGTAAAGAGGCTTTACTTTGGTGCAAGGGATTTTAAGATGGGTGCTGCTGAGTCTTGCTTTAATCTTTCACAAAATCCTTTTTTAAATCATAAGGTAGAAGTGATAGGAGGAATATGTGAAGATGAGTGCAGACTTCTTTTAAAAAGGTTCTTTGAAGAAAAGCGAAGATAGGCTTTCAAAATAGGTGAGTTTTAATGTTTGTTTGTGTAAAGTAGAATATTTGAGGGTATATATCAAG from Caldicellulosiruptor kronotskyensis 2002 encodes the following:
- a CDS encoding nucleoside deaminase; protein product: MYIYNVMKTLIEYASRSNDIPVAAAIVKNGKIISIKRNDSKKAIYHAEILAIIDATSKLSTKDLRNCEMFVTKEPCPMCMSAIVLSKVKRLYFGARDFKMGAAESCFNLSQNPFLNHKVEVIGGICEDECRLLLKRFFEEKRR